A region of Vitis riparia cultivar Riparia Gloire de Montpellier isolate 1030 chromosome 1, EGFV_Vit.rip_1.0, whole genome shotgun sequence DNA encodes the following proteins:
- the LOC117922776 gene encoding protein UNUSUAL FLORAL ORGANS, producing the protein MDAFNTPITLPMSYSFTSSGGSTSSGTAANTNINSWMDSRIWSKLPQRLIDRVIAFLPPPAFFRARAVCKRWYGLLFSSSFLELYLQISPRRHWFLFFKHKSLKSYIYRNSGGGSDRANCEGYLFDPYSNSWYRLSFSLIPSGFSPASSSGGLICWVSDEAGPKSLFLCNPLVGSLSQLPPTLRPRLFPSIGLTVTPSSIDVAVAGDDLISPYAVKNLTTESFHIDGGGFYSIWGTTSSLPRLCSLESGRMVHVQGRFYCMNYSPFSVLAYDIAANNWWKIQAPMRRFLRSPSLVESRGRLILVATVEKSKLNVPKSLRIWGLQACGTTWVEIERMPQQLYLQFAEVEGSQGFDCVGHGEFIAIMIRGSDKALLFNIYGKTWQWIPPCPFLSGSGGSSSSSGESCELHGFAYEPRLATPVTTLLDQLTLPFQPFNG; encoded by the coding sequence ATGGATGCTTTTAACACTCCCATAACCTTGCCCATGTCTTACTCTTTCACTAGTAGTGGTGGTAGTACCAGTAGTGGTACTGCTGCCAATACAAATATTAATTCCTGGATGGACAGTAGGATATGGAGTAAGCTCCCACAGAGGCTGATCGATCGGGTGATTGCCTTCCTCCCACCTCCAGCCTTTTTTCGAGCCAGAGCAGTGTGTAAGAGATGGTATGGACTCTTATTTTCCAGCAGCTTTCTTGAATTGTATCTGCAAATATCCCCACGCCGCCATTGGTTCCTGTTCTTCAAGCACAAAAGCCTCAAGAGCTACATCTATAGGAACAGTGGTGGTGGCAGTGATAGAGCCAATTGTGAAGGATACCTCTTTGATCCTTACTCCAATTCATGGTATCGTCTTTCCTTCTCTCTGATCCCATCTGGGTTCTCTCCAGCTTCTTCCTCTGGTGGCTTAATCTGTTGGGTCTCTGATGAGGCCGGTCCCAAGAGTCTATTCCTCTGCAACCCACTTGTTGGGTCTCTATCCCAATTGCCACCCACCCTGAGACCCCGTCTCTTCCCGTCCATCGGCTTAACAGTCACTCCCTCATCCATAGACGTAGCTGTTGCTGGAGATGACTTGATTTCTCCATATGCGGTCAAGAATCTGACCACAGAAAGCTTTCACATTGATGGGGGTGGGTTCTATTCAATATGGGGCACCACTTCTTCTCTACCAAGGCTCTGCAGCCTCGAATCAGGGCGAATGGTTCACGTCCAAGGGAGATTCTACTGCATGAACTACAGCCCATTCAGTGTTTTGGCATATGACATAGCAGCCAACAATTGGTGGAAGATTCAAGCTCCAATGAGAAGATTTCTCCGGTCCCCAAGCTTGGTGGAGAGCAGAGGGAGGCTCATTCTAGTTGCAACAGTGGAGAAGAGCAAGCTTAACGTGCCAAAAAGCTTGAGGATTTGGGGTTTGCAAGCTTGTGGAACAACATGGGTGGAGATTGAGAGAATGCCACAGCAACTCTACCTTCAATTTGCAGAGGTTGAAGGCAGCCAAGGGTTTGACTGTGTAGGTCATGGAGAGTTCATTGCCATTATGATTCGAGGTTCAGACAAGGCATTGCTGTTTAACATCTATGGAAAGACCTGGCAATGGATTCCTCCATGTCCTTTCCTTAGTGGGAGCGGCGGCAGCAGCAGTAGCAGTGGAGAAAGTTGTGAGTTGCACGGCTTTGCATATGAGCCTAGGCTTGCCACGCCAGTGACCACCCTCCTTGATCAGCTCACACTTCCCTTTCAGCCTTTTAATGGATAG